ATGCCGATGAACGGCGACCAGGTCACCGTCCACGCCCAGTAGAAGACGGTCCAGTTGCCCTGCCAGCCCCAGCCGCCGTTTTGCTGCTGGTACTGGGCCAGGGTGTCGTTCCAGAACGCCATGGGCACGATATTGGCAATATAGAGGCCGAACGTCTCGATGGTGGCGCGCAGCAAAAATACCGTCGAGCCGGTAAAGAGCACGAAAAACATCAGCCCCACGGCCATGCCGATGTTGATGTTGGAAAGCAGCTTGATCCCCGCGTCCAGCCCGGCAACGATCGAGCCCACGGCGACCGCCGTCAGCAGCGTAATGATGATGACCTTGGGCGTGACGGCGTTGGGAATACCGAACAGCTCGCTTAGGCCCGCATTGATCTGCTGGGTGCCAAGGCCGATGGATACCGCCACCCCGAACAGCGTGCCCAGCACTGCAAAGACGTCCAGCGTCTTGCCCAGCGGGCCGTAGATGCGATCTCCGATCAGCGGATAGAACACCGAGCTGTAGCGCATGGGGAGATCATAGCGATAAATAAAGTAGGCAAAAGCAAGGCCCGGCAGGGTGAAAATCGCCCAGGTGTGCAGACCCAGATGATAGATGGCAAAGCCGATGGCATCGTCGGCTGCCTCCACGGTAAAGGCGTCCACGTCCGGACGCGGCGGGTTGGAAAAGTGCGATATCGGCTCGGCCACGCCCCAGAACATCAGCACGGTGCCGATCCCGCCGGCAAACAGCATGGTGAACCAGGAGACGTTGCCGTAGTCGGGCCTGGCGTCGTTGCCGCCCAGGCGAATGGCGCCGTAACGGCTGATGGCAACCCAGAGCAGAAACGCCACCCAGCTGGTCACCCCGAAAATGAAGAACCAGCCCAGGTTGGTCACAATCCACAGGCGTCCGGCGCCAAAGGCATCCTCGATCATTTCGGGGATCAGCAGCAGCGTCACCAGAAACACCACCATGATGCCCGCGGCAATAAAAAAGATAACGGGGTCCGTTCTCAGGCCAAGCCTGCGCGCCAGTTTCTCCATCGTTGTTATCCTTGTGGTAGAGAAAGGGAAAGGAAACAAGGCGGAGAAAAGAGTCCGCTACGTGCAGCGCCTTGCCTCACCTCTCAGATTAGAAGCACAACCGCCAGGTGTCGAACATGGCGGTTGGCCAGGCCGGCATATCCGGCAGCCCCGGGTGCCGAGTGCCATAATGTCGCACGCCGTTGCCCGCCGCGAGCGAGCGGCATAAACTTGATCCATGACAACATCCCGCTCTTTTTGGCTGGTCCTCGCCCTGCCGGTTGTGGTAAGCGCAGCGCTTGGCGCGCTGATATTCGGCGGCGAGGCGGTGTCCGACAGCGACGTCGAAGCCGATATCCAGCAAGCCCTGGCCGAGCAGACCGCTGCCAGCGTCTTCGAGCTGCGCAATCTCCAGGAAGTCCAGTACGGCTACGGCATCTGCGGCTCCTACCGCCCGCTTGACGGCAGCAGCGGCTACGCGTCCTTTTTCTACGATACGGTCAATCACAGGGTAGTGCGCGACGCCAGCTCCCGGGCGTTCACTTCCCACTGCGACCTGTCGGCCATCTGCCGGGATACTCGCTAGTTTTTTTCCGTCCTCATGACACAGGAGCCATGCCTTGCCCCCGCTTTCGTTTGCCCACCGCCTTCCCACCCTGCTACTGGGGGTCTTGCTGCTGACCGCCGGCAGCGCTGCCGCTGCCAGCCTTGAAGCCACCGACGCCAGGCTGCGGCTGCTTCCCGGCGACCTTCCCGGCGCCGGCTATTTCACCCTGAACAACACAGGCGATACCCCTGTCACACTCACCGGCGCCGCAAGCGAAGCCTTTGACAAGGTGATGCTGCACCAAAGCATCGAAGAGGACGGCATGGCCAACATGCACGCGGTTGACGCCGTCGAGGTGGCGCCGGAGAGCACTTTCACCTTTGCTCCCAAGGGGCACCATCTGATGCTCATGCAGCGCAGCGCGGATCTCTCCGTGGGCGACAGCGTCACTGTCGAGCTTGAGTTTCAGCAGCGCGACCCGCTGAAGGTGACCTTTGACGTAGTCTCGCCGGCCGAGCGCTAAGCGCCAGGGCGCCTAGCGCCGTAAAGGCGGTCTGGAGGGCTTAGCCGGCGGAGGAAAGCGCGAACGCCGGCGGAAAAGAGCTTTCAGACGAAGCTAGAAAACAGCAAGGAAAGGGGAAAATGCTCAGGCGATTTTTAATCGGACTTGCCGTCCTGGCTGCACTCATTGCAGTGACCGGCTGCGAAGAAAGTCATGAATGGCGCACCGCCGATATCTCCGATCGCTTGCCGCCGCTGGACTTTACCCTGACCGATGAAAACGGTCGGACCGTGGACGAAAGCGACTATGCGGGTAAACCGACGCTGGTATTTTTCGGCTATACGCACTGCCCCGATGTCTGCCCGGTTACGCTTGCCCGACTGGCCTCTGTGATCCGCCAGCTGGATGCCGACGAGAGCGACCAGGTGCAGGTACTGTTCATTTCGGTGGATCCGGCCCGGGATACCCCGGCGGTGCTTGACGCCTATACCGACGCCTTCAACCCTCGATTTGTGGGACTCACGGGCAGCAAGGAGCAAATCGACGCCGTAACCAACCGCTACCGAGTGCACTACAGCTACGGCGACAAGGACGCCGACGGCGACTATGCGGTCACGCATTCAAGCGCCGTCATGGCCTTTGGCCGCGACGGCGAGCCGGCCTTCCTCACTCGGGACACGGATTCCGACGCAGCGCTCATCGACGACCTGGAAGCGCTGCTGAAATAATCGTGTCACACCGGTGGGGACGGGTTCGGGTACAAGGCTGCCTAGCTCTTTGCCTGCCTGCGCCCGCTGCGCACCCTATCGCGCTGGTCCTTGATCGCCACCACCAGCGCCGTGCAGATCACCAGCGCGATAATGCCGAAGCCGCTCGCCGCCGCGACCGGCCAGGACGTCACCTTGAGCAGGCCAAACACCGCCGCGGTAATCACCGCAATGCCTACCGAAGTACCGATACGCTGGCCGGTCTGCATGATCGCCCCGGAGCTGCCGGCATAGGCCAACGGCACCTCCGCCAGGGTAAGCGTCTGGTTGGGGCTGACCACCGCCCCCTGAGCCGTTCCCACCAGCGCCAGCGACGCCATCAGCCACCAGGGACTGATATGGCCGCCGGCGTGCAACAGGATCACCGTAATGCACAGCAAAAGCCCGACAATGGCGCAGCCAAGCCCGCCGATCACCACTTTGCGACCATAGCGCGATACGCGCTTGCCTGCCCAGTTGGCGGCAAAGGCCGACATCATGGCCGAGGGGATGCCCACCGTCCCCGCTTCCAGCGCCGTTCGATTGATGCCTTCCTGCATATAAAGCGCTACCAGAACCCAGATGCTGGTCATGCCCAAAAAGTACAGCGTCATGATCAGCGAGCCGTTGGTAAAGCTGCGGGTGGCAAAAATATTCAGGTCGACCATGGGGCTGCGCCCCAGGCGGGCGTAGTGGCGCTCCCAGCGCACCCAGGCCACCACCAGCGCCAGGCCTGCGGGCAGCCACAGCCAGGTAAGCGGCGACGTGCGCGCTTCCATGAACGGCAGCAGCACCGCGAACACCGCCAGGCCCAAAAGCAGGGAGCCCACCGGGTCAAGCGAGCGGCCGATATGCAAAAGCCGGTGGGAAACGCTCGCGCTGCCGCGCGGCCCGCCGGACAAGAGCGGCCGGGGGAACCAGGCAAAGGCCAGGATCAGCGTCAGCACGCCGATGGGCACGTTGACCAAAAACGTCAGCCGCCAGCCGATATCGGTACCGCCAAGCTCGATCAGAAAACCGCCAAGCAGCGGGCCGATGCCCACCGAGACCCCTACCACGCTGCCGAAGTAGCCAAACGCCCGGCCGCGCTCGCTGCCGCGAAAATACTGCTGGATCATGCCCACGCCCTGAGGGTTCAAAAGCCCCGAGCCCACGCCCTGCACGAACCGCGCAGCGTTGAGCGCGGTAGCGTTGGGCGCCAGCCCCGAAGCGATCGAGGCGGCGGTGAACACCGTCACCCCGATAATGAAAATGCCCCCGCGGCCCATGATGTCGCCCGCCCGGCCGGCTGCGACCAGCACCACGCCAAACGTCAGCGCATAGCCCGATAGCACCCACTGCAAATCCGACTGCGACGCCCCCAGCCCCTCCTGTACCGAAGGCAGCGCCACGTTGACGATGCTCACGCTGATCAGCGACATGGCAATCGCCCCCAGCAGCACAATCAGGATGCGCCAGCGTATCGGGTCGCGTGTCACGTCATACTCTGCTGCGTTTGTTTCAACCTGCTTGTGCACGAATCATTGCTCCCCTTACACTCGACAAGCCCGCCGACAACATACAACCAACGACAAAATAAAGGGGCGCACTCGGCCATCGCGAGCGCCCCGGGCATTGAGTATAACAGTCGCTTAGAAGCCTAGCTTTGCGGGGGCAAGGCTGTCGTGCAGGGTATAGGAAACATTTCATTCAGCGCAGACGGCGGCAGAGACGCCCACCGACGACAATATTGTTACTGCACCTCAATCACCGAGCGGCCAAGCAGTTCGCGACCGGTAACGTCCAAGAATCGAATCTCATAGGTGCCGGACTTTTCCGGCATGGCCAGCTCCATGGACTTTTTTTCCCCGATCGGTGTCACGCTGATCCAGCTGAATTCCGGCTGGTCCTTGTGCGCCAGAGCTATGCGCTGATCGCCACTATCGCTACCGCCGCGCCAGGTGACGACGATCGTCTCACCGGGAGCCGCTTTTTTCTGCACCGAAAGCCCGGCTCCGTGATCTAGCGGAGCATTTTCACCTACCACCTCAAGCGGCGCGCTGGCCAGCGTCTTCATACCTTCACGCAATACGTAGCGCACCTCATAAAGCCCCGGCTCGGCCGGCGCCGTGAGCGTGCCTTCGCGCTTGTCCCGTACCAGCCCGCGATCGCCCGTTTTGCCTTCATCGGCGCCCGCCGGCACCACGGTGTAGTAGTCGTCACTTGCAACGGTATCGCTCCAGCTAATCGTGACAGGCGTAGCGGCACGCACTATGTCAGGAGCGTTGATGGTCACGTCGGCATTGACTACCTCAAGCGGCGCGCTGGCCAGCGTTTTCATGCCCTCGCGCAATATATAACGCACCTCGTAAAGCCCCGGCTCGGCCGGCGCCGTGAGCGTGCCTTCGCGCTTGTCCCGCACCAGCCCGCGATCGCCCGTTTCGCCTTCACCGGCGCCCGCCGGCACCACGGTGTAGTAGTCGTCATTTGCAACGGTATCGCTCCAGCTGACCGTAAAGTGCGCACCGGTAGTCACCTCTTCGGGGGCGCTGATGGCTACCTCGGCTTTCACGACTTCAAGCGGCGCGCTGGTCAGCGTTTTCATGCCTTCGCGCAATATATAACGCACCTCGTAAAGCCCCGGCTCGGCCGGCGCCGTAAGCGTGCCTTCGCGCTTGTCACGTACCAGCCCGCGATCGCCCGTTTCGCCTTCACCGGCGCCCGCCGGCACCACGGTGTAGTAGTCGTCACTTGCAACGGTATCGCTCCAGCTGACCGTAAAGTACGCACCGGTAGTCACCTCTTCGGGGGCGCTGATGGCTACCTCGGCTTTCACGACTTCAAGCGGCGCGCTGGTCAGCGTTTTCATGCCTTCGCGCAATATATAACGCACCTCGTAAAGCCCCGGCTCGGCCGGCGCCGTAAGCGTGCCTTCGCGCTTGTCACGTACCAGCCCGCGATCGCCCGTTTCGCCTTCATCGGCGCCCGCCGGCACCACGGTGTAGTAGTCGTCACTTGCAACGGTATCGCTCCAGCTGACCGTAAAGTGCGCACCGGTAGTCACCTGCTCGGGTACGGTCAGCCCAATGTCAGGCAATGTCGGCGCCGGCTGAGATTCTGGCTGCCCCATGACCACCTGCACCTGGTCCAGCGCGTCATGCAGCTCGGCGGCATTGTTAGCCGGCACAAAGAGGCCGCCGGTATTGTCGGCAATGCAGGCAAGGCTTTCGTGAGCATCGGCTTCCAGGTCAAAGCCGACAACGTGGGTCGTCAGCTGCACGCCCTGCCGAGCAAGCCGCTCGGAAAGCTCGCAGGGATCGGCGTTACAGGTTTCCAGCCCGTCGGAAATCAGCACGATGGTCGACTGGCTGTCACGATACGACAATAGGTCAGCGGCGTGCTCGAGCGAAGCCGAGATGGGCGTTTTGCCCCTGGGCTTGATGGCATTAACGGTATCGATAAAGCTCGTTTTGTTTAACGGCCCGGGTTCGATAAGAGTTTCAATATCCCGACAGTCACCCTGGCGGCGATGCCCGTAGGCCACCAGTCCCAAAGGCGTATTTTCGTCCCACTCGTTAATCAGCTCTGCCATTACTTCCTGGGCAATTTCCATTTTGCTCACGCCGTCAATCTGCCCCCACATTGAGCCGGACGCGTCGTAAACGATAACCACCTCTTCGTTCGCCTGGGCCAGAGCGGCACAGGCCAGCCAGGCTGTGGCAAGGGTCGCTGACAACGTCGCTGTAAGCCGTTTCATTATTTTTCTCCTGCATGCTCACCGCTAATTGACTTGCTACGAGCGCTCCCGGCGGACCGTCATCCGCTTTTGAGTCCCGGAGGCCTCATGGTCGCAGCAGGCGCCGTGCTTGCCCCCGTCTATTCAGACAGGGGCCGGGCAAGTCTTCAGCTCCGATACTACACTGGCCGTTATGGCCCACCGCTCCACAGGAGGCTTATCATGTGGCAACTGCCCGGCGTATGGCTCGGCAGGGTCATCTTGCTTACTCTTGCGCTACAGTGCCCAGGCACGGCCGCCCAGGCTAACGACGCGTCCCCATCGCCTGAACCCGGCAACGTACAAGACACGGCTCCAAGTCAGGTTTTACTTGAGATAACCGACCCTACGAGCGGCGAAACCGTCGAGCTGAACCGCAAGGATCTGCAAGCGCTACCCGCAGCGACGCTTACCACCTCCACAGTAGTGACCGACGGCACGCATGAATTTCGTGGCTTTTTAATGCGCGACCTGCTGGAGCAGATAAATATCCCGGGCAGCCAAGTAACCGCCATTGCTCTGAACGACTACGCCGTGAACATCCCCGTGAAGGATTTTTATCGGTTTGATGTGATCGTGGCCTACGCCATGGACGGCAAGCGCTTAACCCGATCAGGCAAGGGGCCATTGTGGATTGTCTACCCGCGCGATGCGCATAGAGCGCTGCAGGATATCCGCTATGATTATCGCTGGGTATGGCAGCTCTACCGACTGGAAGTGCAATGAAACGCCTAAGCTCCTCCATTTTCGGCGTCTGGCTGCCGCTGGCGGCGGTGCCCGCCTTTGCGTTGCTGCTGTCGTTCTCATTGATTCGCATGCTGGATGTGGAAAGCGACATGCGAGTCGATGCCGAGCAGAACATGCTCTGGGTGCTGCACCAGGCAGAAGTCGCGGCGCTGCGCCTGACCAGCACCATTGCTCTGGCTGAAGCGGGTGCCGCCTCAACAGACGACGTCGCCCTGCGCTTCGACATTCTGCAAAGCCGGATTTCATTGCTCCACGCCGGACCGCAGCATCGCTTCATCGAGCAGATTCACTTTACCGACACGCTGGACCAGCTAAGCCGTACGCTGGATAGCCTGGCGCCGGAGATCGGCGCTTTTACGCCCAATGCCGGCCCCGGCCTGCGCAGCCGACTGGCACCTTTTGCACGCCGCCTGGGTCAAGCTGCCAACGTAGCCATGATCACCGAGTGGGACGATCTCGGCGGACGCCTGGAAGCCCAGCGCACACAGCTCCATCAGGCCATGGCCTCGCTCGCCGGCATTATGGTTGCAGGCGCCGTCCTGACCGTCACGCTGGTTCAAGCACTGCGTCAGTCTCATCGTCGCAACCGGATGCTTCGCCGGGAACGCGACTTTTCGGCGCTGCTGATTGCTTCCAGCGGCGAGGGCATTCTGGCGGTGGACAACGACGGACGCTGTACGCTGTGGAACCCCGCCATGGTCGACATCACCGGCAAGTCGGAAAGCCAGGCAACGGGCGAGACACTGGCGAACATCGCCAATTTTTTCACCACGCCGGCGGTGCACCAAGGCGTTGCTCGAGCGCTCGCCGGTAGCGCATCGCAATTAACGCTACAGCCGCTGTTTCCGCCCGGCTGTGCGACAGCGCTGTATGTGGATCTGCACGCCTTCCCGATGCGCGACGACGGCACCATCCTGGGCGCCATTCTGCTGCTGCACGACGCCTCGGACAGGCACGCTGCCCAGCAAAAAGAGGCCCTGCATCGCGATCAACTCGAAGAGCTGGTGACCGAGCGCACCCGGGAGCTGAACAGCGCGCTCCAGCGTGAACGCTCGGCGGCCGAGCTGTACCGCAACTTTGCCGCCATGGTATCCCACCAGTTTCGCACGCCGCTGGCAGTGGCGGACTCGGCCCTGCAGCGCCTGGTGCGTCGCGGAAAACGCGCCCCAGCGGAAGAGATAGCCGAGCGCGCCGAACGCGCCAGGCGCGCCATTGCCGGGCTCACGCGGCTGGTGGACAGCACGCTCGACGCCGCCCGGCTGGATGCCGGCCAGATCGGCGCACGCCGGCAACGGTGCAGCGTCGCGGCCATTGTCGAAACGGTCTGTGAGCGCCAGCGCGAGACCACCCCGGAGCGTCAAATAGTGCTCGAGCACGCCATCGCCACAAGCGCGACCGCCTTCTGCGACCCGGCCCATGTCGAGCAGATACTCGAAAACCTGCTGTCCAACGCCGCCAAGTACGCCCCTCACAAAGCCCCCATCACTGTGCGCATCCATGCCGACAGCGCCCGGCTGATCTGCGACGTCCACCACGACGGCGCGCCGATCGCTTTCCAGGATCGTGAACGAGTGTTCGAACGCAACTATCGCGGTGTCAACAGCGCAGGCATTGCCGGCACCGGCATCGGCCTTTTCATGGCACAAACGCTTGCGCGCATGCAGGGTGGCGAGCTGCACCTGCAGCCCGCAGACCAGGGTGTCACCTTTCGTCTGACACTGCCCCGCTACGCAGGAGCCATGACATGACCCACTTCGTGACAGCCCCAGACAGCGCGCTTGTTCTGGTCATAGAAGACGAGCAGGCCCTGCGCGATGATATCGCCGACGAACTTCGGGAGGCCGGATACCGCACCAGTGTAGCAAGCGACGGCCAGCAGGCGCTCGATCTGCTGAGCAAAGCCCCACCCGACCTGCTGCTGTGCGATATCACCATGCCCGGCATGGACGGCTACGAGCTGCTGGACGCCGTGCGCACCCGGCATCCGACACTGGCAACCGCGCCGTTCATCTTTCTTACCGCTCTCGCCGGACCCAACGAAGTGGTCAGGGGCAAGCTGCAGGGAGCTGACGACTATCTGGTCAAGCCCATTGATTACGACCTGATGCTGGCCACCGTCGAGGCGCACCTGCGTCAGGTCAAACGCCTTTACCGGCATCACCGCGACGAGCTTTCCACGCTGCGCACCGCCGTTGGCGAGCTTTCCGGCAGCGGCGCTACCCAGGCGCTGGACTTGATCACCCTGGGCGTAGTGCTGCTTGATCTTCAGGGCAGGCCGGTTCGCGTCAACCGGGCAGCGCGCAGCCTGGCCGATGACGCCGACGTCATTCATCTCCGCGATACCGGCATTCAGGCGCTGGACACACCCTCCAACCGGGCACTACAGCAAGGCCTTGACGAAGCTCGCGCCGCTGCCATGGCGGGTAAAGACAGGGTGGTCGGCGCTATGCTGGCGTGCCAGCACCAGCCTGCCAGCGTCTCAGCGCTGATCTGTGCGCTGCCCGGCGAGCCGATAAACGGTCACTCAGGCCAGCCCGGCGCTGTCGTCTTCCTCTCGCCTTCTCACCAGCGCCGCCGCGCATCAGAGACGCTGCTGATGGAGCTGTTTGACCTGACCCCCACCGAAGCACGGGTCGCCGGGGCGCTGGCCGGCGGCGCTCGCAAAGCAGACATTGCCGGCGAGCTTGGCATCTCCCCGACCACCGTCGCCTTCCATATGCGTAACCTGTTTGACAAGACTCGCACTCATCGCCAGGCCGACCTGATCGCACTGATACTTGCCGGCCCCATGATGGTGAACTCCGAATAAAACTCGCCGATTCAGCCGCCAAGATAGCCTCCTCCAGGGCCCGTGCTCCCCCTCGTTCAAACGGGGCGTCAGTCCCGCTGAGCTTATACGCTACGGCAACGAAGGCGCGCTCTGCCTGGCCACGACCAGCTTTCAAGGGACAACGGATGACGCTATTGCGGTTAACGGTTGCCGCTGCCATTGGCTGCAATCTGCCTGCAGCAGGCGAACCACCAGCCGTCTAAACACTGAGGGCAGCCCACACCGGCAACGCCGCCAGCTGTGTCGAGAGTTGAACAGCCTCGCGCGCGAGCTTCGCACCCTTGAGCACGAGCAGC
This DNA window, taken from Halomonas piscis, encodes the following:
- a CDS encoding sensor histidine kinase; translation: MKRLSSSIFGVWLPLAAVPAFALLLSFSLIRMLDVESDMRVDAEQNMLWVLHQAEVAALRLTSTIALAEAGAASTDDVALRFDILQSRISLLHAGPQHRFIEQIHFTDTLDQLSRTLDSLAPEIGAFTPNAGPGLRSRLAPFARRLGQAANVAMITEWDDLGGRLEAQRTQLHQAMASLAGIMVAGAVLTVTLVQALRQSHRRNRMLRRERDFSALLIASSGEGILAVDNDGRCTLWNPAMVDITGKSESQATGETLANIANFFTTPAVHQGVARALAGSASQLTLQPLFPPGCATALYVDLHAFPMRDDGTILGAILLLHDASDRHAAQQKEALHRDQLEELVTERTRELNSALQRERSAAELYRNFAAMVSHQFRTPLAVADSALQRLVRRGKRAPAEEIAERAERARRAIAGLTRLVDSTLDAARLDAGQIGARRQRCSVAAIVETVCERQRETTPERQIVLEHAIATSATAFCDPAHVEQILENLLSNAAKYAPHKAPITVRIHADSARLICDVHHDGAPIAFQDRERVFERNYRGVNSAGIAGTGIGLFMAQTLARMQGGELHLQPADQGVTFRLTLPRYAGAMT
- a CDS encoding MFS transporter — its product is MTRDPIRWRILIVLLGAIAMSLISVSIVNVALPSVQEGLGASQSDLQWVLSGYALTFGVVLVAAGRAGDIMGRGGIFIIGVTVFTAASIASGLAPNATALNAARFVQGVGSGLLNPQGVGMIQQYFRGSERGRAFGYFGSVVGVSVGIGPLLGGFLIELGGTDIGWRLTFLVNVPIGVLTLILAFAWFPRPLLSGGPRGSASVSHRLLHIGRSLDPVGSLLLGLAVFAVLLPFMEARTSPLTWLWLPAGLALVVAWVRWERHYARLGRSPMVDLNIFATRSFTNGSLIMTLYFLGMTSIWVLVALYMQEGINRTALEAGTVGIPSAMMSAFAANWAGKRVSRYGRKVVIGGLGCAIVGLLLCITVILLHAGGHISPWWLMASLALVGTAQGAVVSPNQTLTLAEVPLAYAGSSGAIMQTGQRIGTSVGIAVITAAVFGLLKVTSWPVAAASGFGIIALVICTALVVAIKDQRDRVRSGRRQAKS
- a CDS encoding vWA domain-containing protein; translation: MKRLTATLSATLATAWLACAALAQANEEVVIVYDASGSMWGQIDGVSKMEIAQEVMAELINEWDENTPLGLVAYGHRRQGDCRDIETLIEPGPLNKTSFIDTVNAIKPRGKTPISASLEHAADLLSYRDSQSTIVLISDGLETCNADPCELSERLARQGVQLTTHVVGFDLEADAHESLACIADNTGGLFVPANNAAELHDALDQVQVVMGQPESQPAPTLPDIGLTVPEQVTTGAHFTVSWSDTVASDDYYTVVPAGADEGETGDRGLVRDKREGTLTAPAEPGLYEVRYILREGMKTLTSAPLEVVKAEVAISAPEEVTTGAYFTVSWSDTVASDDYYTVVPAGAGEGETGDRGLVRDKREGTLTAPAEPGLYEVRYILREGMKTLTSAPLEVVKAEVAISAPEEVTTGAHFTVSWSDTVANDDYYTVVPAGAGEGETGDRGLVRDKREGTLTAPAEPGLYEVRYILREGMKTLASAPLEVVNADVTINAPDIVRAATPVTISWSDTVASDDYYTVVPAGADEGKTGDRGLVRDKREGTLTAPAEPGLYEVRYVLREGMKTLASAPLEVVGENAPLDHGAGLSVQKKAAPGETIVVTWRGGSDSGDQRIALAHKDQPEFSWISVTPIGEKKSMELAMPEKSGTYEIRFLDVTGRELLGRSVIEVQ
- a CDS encoding response regulator; this encodes MTHFVTAPDSALVLVIEDEQALRDDIADELREAGYRTSVASDGQQALDLLSKAPPDLLLCDITMPGMDGYELLDAVRTRHPTLATAPFIFLTALAGPNEVVRGKLQGADDYLVKPIDYDLMLATVEAHLRQVKRLYRHHRDELSTLRTAVGELSGSGATQALDLITLGVVLLDLQGRPVRVNRAARSLADDADVIHLRDTGIQALDTPSNRALQQGLDEARAAAMAGKDRVVGAMLACQHQPASVSALICALPGEPINGHSGQPGAVVFLSPSHQRRRASETLLMELFDLTPTEARVAGALAGGARKADIAGELGISPTTVAFHMRNLFDKTRTHRQADLIALILAGPMMVNSE
- a CDS encoding SCO family protein, whose translation is MLRRFLIGLAVLAALIAVTGCEESHEWRTADISDRLPPLDFTLTDENGRTVDESDYAGKPTLVFFGYTHCPDVCPVTLARLASVIRQLDADESDQVQVLFISVDPARDTPAVLDAYTDAFNPRFVGLTGSKEQIDAVTNRYRVHYSYGDKDADGDYAVTHSSAVMAFGRDGEPAFLTRDTDSDAALIDDLEALLK
- a CDS encoding molybdopterin-dependent oxidoreductase, with the protein product MWQLPGVWLGRVILLTLALQCPGTAAQANDASPSPEPGNVQDTAPSQVLLEITDPTSGETVELNRKDLQALPAATLTTSTVVTDGTHEFRGFLMRDLLEQINIPGSQVTAIALNDYAVNIPVKDFYRFDVIVAYAMDGKRLTRSGKGPLWIVYPRDAHRALQDIRYDYRWVWQLYRLEVQ
- a CDS encoding BCCT family transporter; the protein is MEKLARRLGLRTDPVIFFIAAGIMVVFLVTLLLIPEMIEDAFGAGRLWIVTNLGWFFIFGVTSWVAFLLWVAISRYGAIRLGGNDARPDYGNVSWFTMLFAGGIGTVLMFWGVAEPISHFSNPPRPDVDAFTVEAADDAIGFAIYHLGLHTWAIFTLPGLAFAYFIYRYDLPMRYSSVFYPLIGDRIYGPLGKTLDVFAVLGTLFGVAVSIGLGTQQINAGLSELFGIPNAVTPKVIIITLLTAVAVGSIVAGLDAGIKLLSNINIGMAVGLMFFVLFTGSTVFLLRATIETFGLYIANIVPMAFWNDTLAQYQQQNGGWGWQGNWTVFYWAWTVTWSPFIGIFVARISRGRTIREFVLGVLFAPSIFTLVWFSIFGWSAMEIDGIGADARAALGEQAGALSAAVEDSIPLAMFAFFEHFPFATVIKGLAVLIVAIFFATSSDSASLVVDMLCTGTPDPGPVRQRLFWGISEGVLAAMLIVLAGETGLLALQQVITVIGLPIFILAFIMMVGLFRGLRQEDIKKASVGEPPRTADL
- a CDS encoding copper chaperone PCu(A)C: MPPLSFAHRLPTLLLGVLLLTAGSAAAASLEATDARLRLLPGDLPGAGYFTLNNTGDTPVTLTGAASEAFDKVMLHQSIEEDGMANMHAVDAVEVAPESTFTFAPKGHHLMLMQRSADLSVGDSVTVELEFQQRDPLKVTFDVVSPAER